The Drosophila subobscura isolate 14011-0131.10 chromosome A, UCBerk_Dsub_1.0, whole genome shotgun sequence genome includes the window ACCTCTTGGCACCTGGCAACTGGCACTTGGCGTCTGACACGGATacggtgctgctgccagtaGTTCTCGTTCTTGTTCTCGCCTCTTCCTACCGCCTCCGTACTTTCCCGATCTCATACATAACGAACAACTCAACGAGCAaacatcaacagcaaacactgcaatataaacaaaagatATTCGAATTAGATATCATAGCCATATGTCTGGGAGTACCGATACTATTaagcgcagctgcagctgctagCTCTGATTAATGGCCCCAAGTACTATAATTCAACACTCTCCATTTACAATCAGTTACCCCCGCCATGACATTTGTCAATGCGGATAATTGCATGTTCGGATTTTGTACGTAGCCTCCAATTGCATTGCTACATACAGTCATGTGAAAAATAATGAGGAGACTTGGCCTTACTTCAGCAAATGCTCTGTTTCACATGACTGTATACTTACTATTAATTATTGTGAGACACACAGCGAATATCTCAACAAATATCTCGAGTAATGATAGGTACCCAAACCAAAAATCTTTTTAACTTTTTGTACAACCCGTTGAGGGTATTTGTATGTGAATCTCTAATAAATCCCATAACCGATTGGTAATAGCCCAAAATTTCTCAATGTTTTGCTGGCTACTTACCTTATGAGGATTACTAATCTCCTGGATGTTCGGGACAGGAGCGATTCACCTCAAACCAACGATCGATGCATCTGAAAACACAGAAAGCAGATTGCATTGGATATAACTACTGCTGTAATACAAAGGCCTTCCTCCTGAGGCAGGTACTCCTCCTCACCCTTTGTGATAGATGCAGAGACACGGCAGTCGTGCGATTGTGTCCCCTGGACTCAAGTCCTCCAGACAGATGACGCACTCGCCCTTGGCGTCCGACAAAAGATCCTCTGCAGGAGCGTAGGAGAATCAAGACATTAGAAAACGAGGCAAAGGATGAGAAGGGAGGTGAGACTACCGTTATATGAGAGACGTGGTTTCGTGAGGCACATCACCAGGTGGCATTCAATGTCGTCGGGGAGCACGAACTTGTTGCAAACAGGGCACTTGATACCTGCGGAAGGGAATCACACATGAGTCACAGATGCAGCAGCGGAGATGCGGCAGCTGGAGGACATACCATTGAAGGACCAGATGTGTGACGGAAGCGATGTGGCTGTGTACACGCGTCCGATCCCATTTGCAGAAGTGGCAGAGGCGGCCAGGGCGATGCTCTCGGCGATGGTTCCACCAGTGAGTCCCATATCCTAAGGAGACCATATCCAAATATCCGATTGATGAGTGGATCGGAATGCTGTGCAGTGCGCCGATTTACTCACCCGTATGGAGTCACCCAAGGTGCGTCTTTGGGGCATGTAGGATTGCGTCGAggtgccattgttgttggcagcagcggagaagctgttgttgctattcGCCGGGTTCGCCGACACGGACACAGCAACGCCGGCGTGTGGTGGGTGTGtattgtgagtgtgtgcgtgtgggctGCTGCCGGACGAGGTGATGGatccctgttgctgctgctgctgctggatgtcCGGCACCGAGCTGAGGCTGCGCGCCCTCTGCCTGTCTATGGAAGTGGAGTTCTGGTTGTGGTACACCTGGAGTCCCGGCAGCGTgcgcaacaaattaaatcccTGGCCGCCATCACCGCCGACGACATGGCGACTGCCGACGACACCCGAGTCCGCACCTTGTGGAGATGTGTCAGCGGCTCCCGTGGAGCTGCTCGAGAATGTTCTTGAGCGCGGGCTCTGCTGGCCACTGGTCGCCGGTGTGCTCGCCTTTTGACCCATAGGGAACCCCTCCTGCTccggctactgctgctgctgctcctcctcctccgcctctcCTCTAGCCGCTACCGCTACAGTCCCCGGCTCCTcctttgatttcgatttctgGGCTCCTTTGATGCCTGGTGCCTGTGTGACGCACTTGCGCCGGACAGTTCCGGCCACTCCCCCTACCGCCGGCGagcgctgcgctgctccttTGTCTGCTTGCGACTCCTTTGACGGGGCgccgagctggagcaggagctggctgGGTGGgctgggtggtggtgggcagTCGAAAGCCAGCAGACAACAATAGCactgccgtgtgtgtgtgtttgtgtgtgttttgggctGCGGTGATAATGAATGCCCGTCGGTTGGTCGGTCTGTCCACTCCGTCCGGATAGATGAtatctgcgagtgtgtgtgtgcgtgggttcTTTCGTATATATGAGTGTCTATGCGAGGGGGAGAGCGGCGAGCTAGCGAAGGGTGCTGGCTGGCGAGTGTGCGTGcactggtgtgtgtgtgcgagtgtgcaaAAGTGCGGGCAGGCGTCGGGATCGGGGAAGGCGTTAATCGGTCGGTACCtggggttcggttcggtgCGTAGttgattgttattgttgctcttgctgttgatgctgtcCTGTGGATCGAATGCCAAAAACTCGAGGTGACTGCGCTTAATCCGCGTTGACTGCACTCTTAATTTAAATGACCGTTCAGCCTGCGCTgtgtttttcgtttcgttttatgtGTACTCtttgtattaattttataaaatagAGGTGCCCGACAATCgatgttttgtgtgtgagatGTGAACTGAACCAGCTGTATCGATACCTGCAATATTTTTACGTACTGCTCAACGATAGGTCGATGGGTCACATGGACAAAATATTGCCTACCCGAATGTTGTCACTTCTGCTCAcctaatttaatttgaaacatGAAGTTATTTACCTATTTACCTACCTCTTTATTTGCCCGGCCAAGCCACGGCAGTGCACCACTTCTCACTTATCGATAGGTGGACAGCCCAgctggcagccgcagccatcGATAGTTGAGGGTCCTCACCTATGAGttggaaatacaattttgttgtattatgtGTTATTGAAATCAACCAACTGTGCCAGAAAACAATTGGGACTTGCATGTGCTTCTTGGTTAGTGGGCCCGTCAGACCGATCCCTGCGAGACCCCCCGCACCCTAGCCACCACCGTCCCCGAGAGCAGAAAAAACCATAATTGTACGCGCCTCCTGCAACGTCGTCAATAAGGGGGCAAAAAATATTGATATTTGGggtatttgattttgattgcagttgcagttcagAATCAAGCGCGCAGCGAGATGAGTTGGTTCGAGAAGGCCAAGACGGTGCTCATCGAGGCCCTCGACATCCAGGATGACGACAGGGACAAGGGCGCCGAGAAGGATGGCGCCGCTTCGGGGTCGGGCGGTGGAAGCGCAGGGTCATCGGATACGGGCGCCGCGAGCTCTGGCGGCGCCCCCGCCTCGCAGACGACAGCCTCGGACACGCCCACGTTCTTCGACAATCCCCATGCCAACGAGATGGTTACCATTCCACCCAGAGCCAGCGATCCGGCCGTaaccacgcccacacccacatccacatccgctGCAACGGGCATGGGCAATCTCTATGCCAAGCGACAATCAGCCACATCGGACTCGGTCGATCTTCTGTCCTCACCATCGCCCACTTCGCCCGAGGGCGACGCCGCCTCCGCCATGGAGAACTCGGAATCCTCGCTGGAGCTCATCACGGCCACGACGGCCAGCGAGATGGAGATGTCGCCGGACACAGAGCCCTCGCTGCCCGACAGCATCGTGATCATAGCCAGCAACGAGACCTCCGACAATGCCGAAGGAGATggcgaagacgacgacgacgagggaACCCAGCTGGAGCGGCGCCTGGAAGACCATCTGAATGGTGAGTACTGCAGCAAACATAACGAACAGAGCGGATACATTGCCTGCCGATTCACCTCATAGATTCCACCAAGACCATGAAGGCCCTGGTGTTCAGCGACACCCAGGCGGCCTCCAATGTGACGGGCGCCGACTCGGACTCCACGCAGAGCTTCGAGGATATCCAAATGCAGATGAGCCACAAGGAAAAGGCCGGTGGGCCGGGACAAGGACTAGGACGCGAGGGCGTCGATGCCGAAGGCGAGGGCAAGGCAGAGGTGGTTGACCAGAGCTACTCGTCCACCTCCTCGGACATTGAGATCATCTCCAACCCGAACGGGGACTCGAGCACCAACAGCACAACGACGCGCACGAGTCCGCAAAAGTTCAAGGAGCTGGGCAGCAGCCGGTCCGGGTCCATGGCTGGGACAGGAACAGGCACAGGGCTGGCTGGACAGGTGCTCAAGCCCAAGGGGCACCATCGCGAGCCCTCGGAGATATCCCTGCTGTCGGAGGACTCGCAGTCGGAGCTAGATAAGCTGGTGAATCGCATTAGCGAGCTGAACCAGGTGATTGAAGCTCGGGagcagcgcctgctgcagtCGGAGCGCCAGAACGCCGAGCTGCTGGAGCGCAACCAGGAGCTGCGCGCCTCCGTAGAGGCGGCGGCGAACAGCGCCAACAGTCCGGATGCCGCGGAGGCCGTGCAGCGGCTGTCGGCGCTGGAGAAAAAGTTCCAGACGAGCATCCGGGAGCGGGACGCGCTGCGCATCCAGATCAAGAGCCTCAAGGATGAGCTGCTCAACAAGATACCCAAGGACGAGCTGGCCGAGTGCAACGAGATGATCGCAGCACTACAGTCGGAGGGCGAGAAGCTCTCCAAGGAAATTCTGCAGCAgtccatcatcatcaagaAGCTGCGCGCCAAGGAGAAGACCTCGGACACGCTTCTCAAAAAGAACGGCGAGCAAATCTCGCTGCTGTCCAGCGAATCGGAGCGGCTCAAGAAGTCCCTGGCCGCCAAGGAGGAGATGGAGCGATCGCAAATCGAGGCGGTGGGTCGGATGACCAACGAGAAGCGACGCGTCGATGAGGAGAACGCCGAGTGCCGCAGCCGCGTCGAGGATCTGCAGTCGAAGCTGTCAGCCCTCCAGTCCAGCTTCGACGGCGTCAAGGGCGATCTGGTGAAGCGGACGCGCGTGGAGCAGGACAGCCTCAGGGCCGAGAACCAGGAGTACGTCCAGCAGCTGGCTGACATGCGGGAGAAGCTGCGCCACGCCGAGCACAGTCTGGCcaagcgggagcagcagctgcgggaGGAGAACCGTCAGCTGCTGCGACGCTTAGAGTCCGCCGAACTGCGAGCGGAGAGCTCCACTCAGGAGCTGAGCGTCACCACCACACCGCTCATCCGCCAGATCGAGTCGCTGCAGAAAACCCTCAACCAGCGCACCGCCTCCTGGaacaaggaggagcagctcctgctccagagGGCCGACgatgcccagctgcagctgcgctcGGTGCAGCAGCTCGAGTCCGTGCAGAACgagaagcaggagctgctgcgcacGCGCTGCGGTCTCCTCGAGGCGAAACTCTCCAGCGCCCTGGCGGAGGCGGAGAGTGCCAGGATGTCCCTGCGGCAGCTGGAGCACGATGCCAGCCTTAAGGAGAACGCACACAGCAGGTCTGTCAGCAGTCTTCTGTATTATATCTATTTTGTTTATCCATTTCGATCCACAGGCAATTGGCCACGCTGCAGGCGCAGCTGGAGGTGCAACAGCAAAGGATTGAGGGCcttgaggagcagcagagccagcagcgccagcagcagctgaacgcCAAAGCAGATGCCGAGGCCGAAGcagtggctgaggctgtgcAGGAGGCCTTGCACCAGCAGCCAATGCCCAGCCTGCTTACCGTGGAGGCCGTCAAGGCCAGCAGCGAGATGCAGCCGCAGAAAGTGCCCGTTCAGCCTCCCTACTCTACGCTTCGGCAGCACTCGCCTCCGCTCAGTCTGGCCGACGACAGCGGATCCACGGAGGAGGCGATGATGGGCGGCATCATTGACTGGCAGACGGTAAGCCTAGGCCAGCCACTGGGACAGCTGTGCGATGACTCATTGGCTTCGTATCCACAGGACGATCTGGACTGCGCCTCCAACTCGGGCCGCAACCAGTCGGGCATCATCCAGGGCGTCCACCTGAGCTTCATGGCGGGCAACACCACCACGCTGGAGCacctgcagtcgctgctgaaGCAGCGCGACGGCGAGCTCACGCACCTCCAATGGGAGCTGTCGCGCCTGCAGGCCGAGCGTGGTGTACTCGACGGAGAGATATCCCATTTGACGATTGAACTGGAGACGGTGAGTCTTGGGTCGCTGGAGTCTACCAGAGATGTGGTTCACAGAAAGGGCGTATCCATCCACAGATGAAGGAGAAGATGCAGTCATACGAGGCCATGGAGAAGTGCTACGAGGACCTGCAGCATCGCTACGATGCCCTGCTCCAGATGTACGGCGAGAAGGTGGAGCGCACCgaggagctggaactggatcTGGTCGAGCTGAAGTCGGCCTACAAGCTGCAGATCgacgagctgctggccaacccACCCCCGAACCTGCAGCGGCCAACGAAGCAGACCTGATTGCCGGAACGCAGAAGCATCTACTGTGCCTCGTTGCCCAATCTGACATGCCTGAGGCGAACCTGAGTCCCCAATCTCATTCTCCAATCTACAAGCCCGATGGGCCATTACTTATCCAAACTATACACTGGCTAACGTCGGAGGAGTGAGAACATGGCATAAGGGGACTGGAGTCTCTTTTCATTCCCTTTGCTTCAGATAACAGATCCCAGGGCTGCCCATGTACTATATCATGATATTCCAAGACTCCACAGTTTACCACCCAAGTTATATGAtgtgtcctgctgctgatgtgtcTGTTTCTTCTGTAAATGAATATTATTTCACTAACCCTCTTCGCTCCTCTTCCACGTCCCCTAGTTATATTATGAATTGACCGATTgtgataatttaatttatatttaaacataaaaGTTATCGTGTCTATGACTATGTACAAAAGCTGTTTCCGTTCTCCGTCGATCAGTTAAACGGGCTGGGGACACAGCGGACACAGCGCTCGATCGGACACAACGCATGGAGCGGCTACAGTTCCTTCAGAGCATTCGTGCTCCTTCTCCCTGTAGGATACCCTTCACCGCTTCGGTTAGAGGAAACACTGGCTTGTTGTCCCCCGACGTGTCCGACGTAGCCAGGAAACGGCAAGAGTTCTTTAGATCATCAGTGTTCAGCGAGAAGACCATGACGCCGCCCAAGTTCAGCGACTTGATGTAGTTTGTCTTGCAGGCGATGCTCGTTTGGTTCTCGTACGATATCCACTCCTGCAGGCCGCTCACATACGGCGAGCATGTCTCCGTGTCGTAGAAATAGAGCGGCTTCAGGTATCTGGCGGCACATTCGCAGGTCTGCGAGAGCGTGGTGAAGCCGTAATGGCCGCACTTTCCATAGCCCGAGGCGGGTGCCCCAATCCGATGATTCAATGGACTGACCAAACTGTtccgaaacgaaacaaaaaaacataagagaatgagagagagaatcagaTCATCCAGGGGCTGGGAGCACCTACGTGAAGGAGTGGCCATAAGTGGGAAGCCCGACGACCAGACGCTGAGGCTCCAGGCCGTTCTGCAGCCACCAGTGGACCGTGTAGTTGATGTTGAACGTGGCCATGATGGACATGTCGGTGGCGTGGGCGTACAGGGGGGCGTTGAGGCCGGTGAAGGGCGTGTCCTCACGGTAGAAGTGAAAGTCGTAGGCCATCAGGTTGACATAGTCCGCGTATAGATTGATTTGGCGCGGGTCGTAGGCGTAGAAGGCGATGCCCTCGGGGGCGGCCACGGCCAGCGAGAGGAGGGCATTTGGGCGGCGCTCGCGGCGCCACTCCTGCCGGATCTCGTAGAGCAGCTGGGAGAGATGCTGCCGCTCCTTCTCGTAGGCACTGGGGAATTCCCAGTCGAGATCGATGCCATCCAGGGCGGGGTACAGCCGCAGCAGGGCTTTGAGGGAGCGCAGGAACTGCTTGCGCATCGCATGGTTCGCCACCATGCGGGCAAACTGGCTTCCACTGTCGGCGCCGCCAAtccagagcagcagcttcaccTGCGGGTGGGCAGCCCGGAATGCCAGCGTCTCGTTCTGCAGTACCTGCCGCAGTCGGGGGCCCAGCCACAGCGTGGCATTGTCCAGGCTGGCCAACCCGATGTTGATGTGCGTGCACAGGTCCCCGGGCACGTCCAGCAGTCTCAGGGCATCCGCATCCGAGGTTGAGTAATAGCAAACCAATCGTTTGGGCACCGCCCTTGGCTCCTCTTCTGCTGCCCAGCTCACCGCCCCCTTCTGCTGGCCCATGCACACCACTACAGCGATGGCGATTACCGTAATTAGCGACAACAGGGCACTGCAACAGATTAAAGTTCGCGGAAATCGGTTCTGCGACGCGGGGTCGTCACCGATCCAGTTGGCAGTCATGGCTATCGGTTTCCCCGGAACGGTGTCCTCGATTTTGCTGTAGTGCACCATAATCTCCTTGTTCTGGCTGCTAACATTGGGGTTTCTTATCAAAAATAAacctttgttttgcttttcaaatgaacaaaaacaaactcttCACTGCAGTGAACCTTAACCCACGTAGCCCACCACTGAAAAGTAAACAACTTGAGGTAAGCCGCGGAAAATAATACTACTTGTAAATTTCCCTTATTTATAGACCAAACTTTTCTTGAACAAAAGTTACCACTAAAACATACATCTTTCACCTAAAAGTCTTTAAGTATCACCACTTTCGTGGGTATAATTCTCAATGGGTCCCAATGGGTTAATGCAACTTATTTGTTCATGGTCAGAAATGGGTTCCGCGATTTTGATATTTGCCTTTGTGTTGCCAAAGACAATATAATATCAAGATAAGTACGATAAATACACTAATGGTTCTGCATGCTTGCTTCAGTACTGCAATTCGAATGTGTGAGAGTTACTTGTCTTTTAGTGTTCTGTCTTTGGCGTTACTAGGACCCAGCTGGGACCCTCGGTGCTGCATAATGCATAATGCAGaaaaatgcatacattttcTACAACATTTGTGCCTAATTTAAAGAAATCTCTTTTAGtgtaattatacccggtactcgaagagtaaatagggtatattgtatttgtgcggataacggttgtatgtaacgcacagaaggaaacgtttccgaccccataaagtatatatattcttgatcagcatcaatagccgagtcgattgagccatgtctgtctgtccgtctgtccgtccgtccgtccgtccgtctgtccgtccgtcttgtttgtcggctagttctcagagactataagagctagagccaccaaattttggcaccagactgctgtatgctcacactgaaaccagtgtatttcaaaaatgagccccgcccccttccgcccccgcaaaagggcgaaaaagttcacagtggcgtcccaacacagatcggccaattctcgaactacgttgttttagttccagaaatgaccgtcttcatcgcgtgggcgccactgtgcaaagaggtgactgtcaaattttgacaaaaataacaggagagatttgttttgttgttttctcctttatttgtagtccttccaggatgtgccacgcccctcgTGATCGTCACagtgtcctggatcctttgcgaccagttcgggtgcaaggacattaaggataatgccattttcacgttgttttttcttctgtaATATTTACCTCCTTCTTAAACACTGCTGTCCCAAATATGAATGCCTTCAACTTCAAATGCTTAAACCAACGAGCTTGATGACGCACTTATACTGAAATGTATATtcttcatttgtttattttaatccCCAAGCGTAGCACAATTTTAAAGTCGAAATTTGAGCGTTGCTTAAGGAAAGGAATCAAAAACTGGACATGTTTCGCATGGTTCACCTTTCgcggtggcagccacacagacacatgcacGCGTAGGCGCCGCTTGACACACGTGTTCGCAGCTCAAATTTTCAAGAAACTTCTGTCTTCGGGATTATAGTTATTCCAACTTCCAATATCAGTTCAGATCGCTTTTTATTGAGTGTAGAAATCCGTGTTTCACTTGAGCGGTAAAAGAAGAACTCACACAAACGCAATCCCGCTCAAGCTCGCTGGCGGTCGTTTTTGTGCTTCGATAGTGAGTGGCGCTCTGGCGACGGATGCGCGCAACAGCACGATTGATCCGATAGTCCAGTCATTGCACGTAACAGCACCAGCCAGAGTACGGTTGGCggttaaattgaaatttgactTTTGATAACATAATATGGGAACCTGTATGGGAATACTCATTGAAGAGTCGGAAAATGTTGATTTCTCCCTTAAATATTTCCAccaactttgttttatttgaatttattttgtaataaattCTCTGTGCAACATGTCTGTTACAGTTTTACAGTTTAAGTACACTTTCGTTCATGCCCTCGCACacgtacataagtatgtatgaatgcaaataaaagGCCAAGTAGTATTAgtaataatttatttcatgCATAATAAACGTTTGTATGCTTTGGGTTTCAAGTATTTAGTTGTtagttttgctgctgttgttgcctgcgCACTAGAAATAATTGATTTAAGTTTCgttgttgtatattttattttatttatttatttttatatgtttatatgtatatgatgcTTAAATCttggtatttgttgttgtgtgtgtgtttagcttaaacaaacagacatacaaaagaaataaaaacatacgctacatatgtacatacatacatacatacatactcgtacatatgtacatacatacatacataagtatgtacgtGAAATGCTTTGGTTATTGCTGTAAGAAGTCGCCTAAGTtaattatacaataaatgtacgCATgttgcatgtatgtatatctatgtagtatatgtatgtgtgtgtatttgcgtatgtgtgtgtgcatgtgtgccgggttggggttgtgtgtgaaTGAGTTTCATTAAATAGACTACAGCTACCAACTTCTAACTGCTAATCACTACTActaagacacaaaaaaaaaacacaaatacatgctgctgccccatccaTACATGGAGGGGGCATTGTCTTAACTAATTGACTAACATTTAGACGAGCATCCTTAGTCAGCCCTTAGTCTACAGTTTTAAGCCACGCTGCGGTTCTCAAGGCCCCCcttcaaaattcaatttacaattctcttttgtgttaagtattatttaaatataagaTCTaatatgttgtgtgtgtgtgtgtgtttgtgtgtgtgtgtgtgtgtgtttgtgtgtgtgtgtgtgtggttgtatTTGTAGTAGTATCGCCTCTGGTTTTGTCTTCTTTGCCTTCAAGTCTTTTCGTTTGTTTCATCATGTcatgtaaaaatgtttcgtTGTTTCATTGCAGCTAATCAatcaatccatcaatcaatcaatcaatcaatcattacTTATCCTCTAAGCTCTTAtcagaatacaaaaaaaaatagaataaaataaaccTCTTGGTCCTACACTCGAGctttttgctttagtttttgtttgttttgatttctgtttgcaACTTGTCTGCCCACATCCTTCGGTTGGACCGCTTAACTGAACAAtggaatgccacaaaaaaacatttaaatttaattactacaaaaaaaaagagcgcacGAACATTCTTTAAGAGTATATCGATTACAGatgctattattattagtttATGCATTATATTAATTGTTATTTGAAACTATTTAAGCTTTGGTATACGTAAGGCGGTAAatggtttgctgctgctgctgctgctgctgctgctgctgctgtttcctctTCTGGTGTTTCACTGTATGCTAAGtaattttgttattgcttACTGCTTGGTGGGactccaccctccaccctccaccgTCCACCCTCCTCCAATCTACTTGTTCTCCACTCCCAGGAGCTTGGCCGCCTCGTCGGCGGAGGAGAGCAGCTTGTTCAGGATGCCCTGGTCGCTGATGCCCAGCAGGTTGCCAATCAGATCGGAGCTGGCCACCGAGGCGGCCACTGATGGCGGCGTCGCCGCCTCCCCGATATTCTCCTTGTGCTCCCCCAGCCGGCTGgccactcgccactcgctCGACTTGTCCAGCAGCTCGTGCAGCTTCGGCAGGCGCAGACCCAGCTTGCCGTtcgtattgttgttgttgttgttgtgttgttgttgttgttctggcagctgttgttgttgttgggggtGGCTGACGTGGGAGTGGGTCCCGGGGTGGGTGGCGGAGTGGCGACCTGCTCGTCGTCGGAGCAGTCGGACCCCGGATTGTCGCCGTTGTGGGCGCGTCCGCTGTGCTTCTTCATGTGGCGCAGCATGCTGTGCTTCAGGGTGAACTTCCGCAGGCAAATCTCGCACTGGAACGGCCGCTCGCCGGAGTGGGTGCGCATGTGGCGGCGCAGGTCCTCGGTGGACCAGAAGCGGCGCAGGCAGAAGGCGCAGATCACCTTGCGGTTGCTGTAGTCCGGATACTTGCCAGAGCCCCCGCGCGCCCCTCCGCCACTCGCCTCATCGTCGGAGCCGGCACCCGGagtgctctgctgctgctggttggacTCGCTCGGACGGGCGGTGCCTGCCTCCGGCTCGATGGCTCCCTTGGCCAGGAGCAGGGCGAAGTCGTGGGCGTGCGACTGCTTGATGTGCTCGAGGCAGTGCAGCCGCTCGGCGAACGAGCCCTCGCACAGGTGGCACTTGTACGGCAGATCTCCGCCGGCGCCAGCATCGcccgaggccgaggccgaggcagaggcagaggccgcagcggcggcggctgcagcggcattCATTTGTGCCGCCAGCTTCTGGATGAGCAGCAGGCGCTCCTTTTcgcgctcccgctccagctcccgctcgcgctccagctccagctccagctgcttctcgcgctcccgctccagctcccgctcccgctcgcGCTCGCGCTCCCGCTCCGCCTCCTGCCGGCgacgctgctcctccagctcgatCTCCTCGACGGACTTGGGCACGGGAATCGGCTCGCTGACGTCCTCGGTGGGCACGTAGACGGACATGGCGGACTCGACGTTGCCGTGCTTGCGCAGCAGGTGGCGGTCGCAGTTGCTCTTGGTGGTGAAGAGCAGGGGGCAGTGGGAGCACTTGAAGGGCTTCTGGCCGGTGTGGGTGAGGATGTGGCGGCGCAGCGAGCTGCTCCAGGGGAACATGCGCTGGCAGTAGGGGCAGGAGACGCGGTTGGGCGCCAGGCTGTAGGCGGACTTCTTCTTGGGCTCGctgccggagctgctgctggtgacgTCCTCCGTGCCGGAGTTGTTGCTCTCGCTGGCGCTGCCGGAGGCCACGAGGCCCTCCTCGTCGCTCTGCTCCATGTGGTTGGCCACGTCGCTGGGCCGGAAGTAGCTGTTGAAGCTcatctggctgctggtggcgtTGTCCACCAGCTTGGCCACCGGCACCAGATCCTGCGACTCGTCCTTGAACGGCGAGCTGGCCACC containing:
- the LOC117898381 gene encoding chitotriosidase-1 yields the protein MVHYSKIEDTVPGKPIAMTANWIGDDPASQNRFPRTLICCSALLSLITVIAIAVVVCMGQQKGAVSWAAEEEPRAVPKRLVCYYSTSDADALRLLDVPGDLCTHINIGLASLDNATLWLGPRLRQVLQNETLAFRAAHPQVKLLLWIGGADSGSQFARMVANHAMRKQFLRSLKALLRLYPALDGIDLDWEFPSAYEKERQHLSQLLYEIRQEWRRERRPNALLSLAVAAPEGIAFYAYDPRQINLYADYVNLMAYDFHFYREDTPFTGLNAPLYAHATDMSIMATFNINYTVHWWLQNGLEPQRLVVGLPTYGHSFTLVSPLNHRIGAPASGYGKCGHYGFTTLSQTCECAARYLKPLYFYDTETCSPYVSGLQEWISYENQTSIACKTNYIKSLNLGGVMVFSLNTDDLKNSCRFLATSDTSGDNKPVFPLTEAVKGILQGEGARML
- the LOC117898364 gene encoding TATA element modulatory factor codes for the protein MSWFEKAKTVLIEALDIQDDDRDKGAEKDGAASGSGGGSAGSSDTGAASSGGAPASQTTASDTPTFFDNPHANEMVTIPPRASDPAVTTPTPTSTSAATGMGNLYAKRQSATSDSVDLLSSPSPTSPEGDAASAMENSESSLELITATTASEMEMSPDTEPSLPDSIVIIASNETSDNAEGDGEDDDDEGTQLERRLEDHLNDSTKTMKALVFSDTQAASNVTGADSDSTQSFEDIQMQMSHKEKAGGPGQGLGREGVDAEGEGKAEVVDQSYSSTSSDIEIISNPNGDSSTNSTTTRTSPQKFKELGSSRSGSMAGTGTGTGLAGQVLKPKGHHREPSEISLLSEDSQSELDKLVNRISELNQVIEAREQRLLQSERQNAELLERNQELRASVEAAANSANSPDAAEAVQRLSALEKKFQTSIRERDALRIQIKSLKDELLNKIPKDELAECNEMIAALQSEGEKLSKEILQQSIIIKKLRAKEKTSDTLLKKNGEQISLLSSESERLKKSLAAKEEMERSQIEAVGRMTNEKRRVDEENAECRSRVEDLQSKLSALQSSFDGVKGDLVKRTRVEQDSLRAENQEYVQQLADMREKLRHAEHSLAKREQQLREENRQLLRRLESAELRAESSTQELSVTTTPLIRQIESLQKTLNQRTASWNKEEQLLLQRADDAQLQLRSVQQLESVQNEKQELLRTRCGLLEAKLSSALAEAESARMSLRQLEHDASLKENAHSRQLATLQAQLEVQQQRIEGLEEQQSQQRQQQLNAKADAEAEAVAEAVQEALHQQPMPSLLTVEAVKASSEMQPQKVPVQPPYSTLRQHSPPLSLADDSGSTEEAMMGGIIDWQTDDLDCASNSGRNQSGIIQGVHLSFMAGNTTTLEHLQSLLKQRDGELTHLQWELSRLQAERGVLDGEISHLTIELETMKEKMQSYEAMEKCYEDLQHRYDALLQMYGEKVERTEELELDLVELKSAYKLQIDELLANPPPNLQRPTKQT
- the LOC117898388 gene encoding E3 ubiquitin-protein ligase znrf2, producing MGQKASTPATSGQQSPRSRTFSSSSTGAADTSPQGADSGVVGSRHVVGGDGGQGFNLLRTLPGLQVYHNQNSTSIDRQRARSLSSVPDIQQQQQQQGSITSSGSSPHAHTHNTHPPHAGVAVSVSANPANSNNSFSAAANNNGTSTQSYMPQRRTLGDSIRDMGLTGGTIAESIALAASATSANGIGRVYTATSLPSHIWSFNGIKCPVCNKFVLPDDIECHLVMCLTKPRLSYNEDLLSDAKGECVICLEDLSPGDTIARLPCLCIYHKGCIDRWFEVNRSCPEHPGD